A stretch of Halodesulfovibrio sp. MK-HDV DNA encodes these proteins:
- a CDS encoding D-cysteine desulfhydrase — MNLAKFARRGYVSSATPLEAVPAFSKALGGKVNVFIKRDDLLPGTSGGNKTRKLDFSMADAIEQGADTIITCGAVQSNHCRLTLAWAVKEGMDCHLILEERVKGSYKPEGSGNNFLFNILGVKSTTVVSGGSDMMREMEKLAATLTAEGKKPYIIPGGASNSIGALGYVSCAEELLQQFFEMKLKVDHVVVPSGSAGTHAGMAIGMYANNSGIPVSGINVSRPKDVQEAHVYKLVEETVALIGDIKCDVPSSVIECFDSYVGPGYSLPTDSMIEAVKLLAQTEGILLDPVYSGKAMAGLIDLVRKGHFPEGSNVVFLHTGGSPALYAYLDTFK, encoded by the coding sequence ATGAACCTCGCAAAATTTGCTCGTCGTGGCTATGTTTCTTCCGCAACTCCGCTCGAAGCTGTTCCTGCTTTTTCAAAAGCACTCGGCGGTAAAGTAAACGTATTTATCAAACGTGATGACCTCCTCCCAGGTACATCCGGTGGTAACAAAACACGTAAGCTTGACTTTAGCATGGCTGATGCTATCGAACAGGGCGCTGACACTATCATTACTTGTGGTGCTGTTCAGTCTAACCATTGCCGTCTTACCCTCGCTTGGGCTGTTAAAGAAGGCATGGATTGTCACCTTATTCTCGAAGAACGCGTAAAAGGCAGCTACAAACCAGAAGGTTCCGGTAACAACTTCCTCTTCAACATCCTTGGTGTTAAGAGCACAACCGTTGTTTCCGGTGGCTCTGATATGATGCGCGAAATGGAAAAACTCGCTGCAACTCTTACTGCAGAAGGTAAAAAGCCGTACATCATTCCTGGTGGCGCATCTAACTCCATCGGCGCACTCGGCTACGTTTCTTGTGCTGAAGAACTCCTTCAGCAGTTCTTCGAAATGAAACTTAAAGTTGATCACGTTGTTGTTCCTTCCGGTAGCGCTGGTACCCATGCAGGTATGGCTATTGGTATGTACGCAAACAACTCCGGTATCCCAGTTTCCGGTATCAACGTAAGCCGTCCAAAAGACGTTCAGGAAGCACACGTTTACAAGCTTGTTGAAGAAACCGTAGCACTTATTGGTGACATCAAGTGTGACGTGCCTAGCTCTGTAATCGAATGCTTTGATTCTTATGTTGGACCTGGCTACTCCCTCCCAACAGATTCTATGATCGAAGCTGTTAAATTGCTTGCACAGACAGAAGGTATCCTTCTTGACCCTGTATACTCCGGTAAAGCAATGGCTGGTCTCATCGACCTCGTTCGTAAAGGCCATTTCCCTGAAGGTTCAAACGTAGTATTCTTGCACACTGGTGGCTCACCAGCGCTGTACGCTTACCTCGATACCTTCAAATAG
- a CDS encoding TRAP transporter substrate-binding protein → MRNVRVIILALVAVLLIGATSALAAPKVIKLAHPNVPQHPMGMAFEKFKDLVEERSNGKYKVDIYDSSKFGNFDSVVQGLQLNMLQMGSAATPNLAPFSDEFLIFDLPFLFPSYEAADKITDGPIGMHATKALEASGIVGLGYIEIGFRNLWNNQKPVRTLEDAKNLKIRSTPSKAHIATLRALGMNPTPVSWGEVYTALQQKTVDGIDIDLNLAWHNNFPEVNNNVTIVNSLYSPHLVMISKRFLDSLNAADKELILTAFEESKLYERKLIRDGEKEILSKLAAKGVTVVKLTPEERARWAAASAGVYKEFEDRIGKELIEKAKATIAE, encoded by the coding sequence ATGAGAAATGTTAGAGTGATCATTCTTGCGCTTGTTGCTGTTCTTTTGATTGGCGCAACTTCAGCTTTAGCTGCACCGAAAGTTATTAAACTTGCACACCCGAACGTGCCTCAGCACCCAATGGGCATGGCTTTTGAAAAATTCAAAGACCTTGTTGAAGAACGTTCAAATGGTAAATACAAAGTTGATATTTACGATAGCTCAAAGTTTGGTAACTTTGACAGCGTAGTACAGGGCTTGCAGCTTAACATGCTGCAGATGGGTTCTGCTGCTACACCGAACCTTGCTCCGTTTTCTGATGAGTTCCTTATCTTTGACCTTCCGTTCCTGTTCCCTTCTTACGAAGCAGCAGACAAAATTACCGATGGTCCTATCGGTATGCACGCTACCAAAGCTCTTGAAGCTTCCGGTATCGTAGGTCTTGGTTACATTGAAATTGGTTTCCGTAACCTTTGGAACAACCAGAAGCCTGTAAGAACTCTTGAGGACGCTAAAAACCTCAAAATTCGTTCAACTCCATCTAAAGCACACATCGCAACTTTGCGTGCTCTTGGTATGAACCCAACTCCAGTATCTTGGGGTGAAGTTTACACAGCGCTTCAGCAGAAAACTGTTGATGGTATCGATATCGATCTCAACCTCGCTTGGCACAACAACTTCCCAGAAGTTAACAACAACGTAACTATTGTTAACAGCCTTTACAGCCCGCATCTCGTAATGATCTCTAAACGTTTCCTCGACAGCCTCAACGCTGCTGATAAAGAACTGATTCTCACCGCATTTGAAGAATCTAAACTTTACGAACGTAAGCTCATTCGTGATGGCGAAAAAGAAATTCTTTCTAAACTCGCTGCTAAAGGCGTTACAGTTGTAAAACTCACTCCTGAAGAACGCGCTCGTTGGGCTGCTGCTTCTGCAGGCGTATACAAAGAGTTTGAAGACCGTATCGGTAAAGAACTTATCGAAAAAGCAAAAGCAACTATAGCTGAATAA
- a CDS encoding TRAP transporter small permease produces MSCNGKSYLARFEEIFSASCLVVMTLLIAVQVFSRYVLEYSFEWSEELARYLFIWAVYVGCSYATKEDKHLEVTIFRTVAGGRLAKPFTLMAYVCTAVFCFACTWWGAEMVLFLMTTGQKTPALEIKMYWVFLSLPFGMFLMGLRTVERIIGVATGKIDPVPSAEV; encoded by the coding sequence ATGTCTTGTAATGGAAAATCGTATCTTGCTCGTTTTGAAGAAATCTTCTCAGCATCCTGCCTCGTTGTGATGACCTTGCTCATCGCAGTACAGGTTTTTTCACGATACGTTCTTGAATATTCTTTCGAATGGTCAGAAGAATTAGCCCGTTATTTATTTATCTGGGCTGTATATGTTGGCTGTAGTTATGCAACTAAAGAAGATAAGCACCTTGAAGTGACTATCTTCCGTACTGTTGCAGGCGGTCGCCTTGCAAAGCCTTTCACATTGATGGCGTATGTGTGCACAGCTGTTTTCTGTTTTGCATGCACATGGTGGGGCGCGGAAATGGTTCTATTTCTTATGACCACAGGTCAGAAAACCCCTGCATTGGAAATCAAAATGTACTGGGTTTTCCTTAGCCTTCCATTCGGCATGTTCCTTATGGGATTGCGCACCGTTGAAAGAATTATTGGCGTAGCAACTGGTAAAATCGATCCAGTTCCTTCAGCAGAAGTATAG
- a CDS encoding TRAP transporter large permease, translated as MEFTIVIIFASLAFFLLLSVPIGIAIGLCVAVGIVFGDMLPPAFLVQKMITSLDVFPLMAVPFFIMAGEIMQKGSMAQRLLKVSHSFVGHVTGGMAHISVLTSMFYGALSGSSPATVAAVGGIMVPAMVKEGYSRSFAAAVNTSAGCLGVMIPPSVPLIIYGTTAGVSVGDLFIAGVIPGIFVGICLMACSYVIARRHGYGGGKRATFMERITALREALVALMVPLIVLGGIYGGLTTPTEAGVIAVVYAFIAEGIVLRTLSWQKVWEIFRGTAITSASIFIVVATATALGQILLFYNVPDMLVEILVGISDNKYVLIPIILVFLLVMGTFMDALANILILTPLLLPVMKHLGMDPIHFGIVMIVAASMGFLTPPVGVNLFVGCSISNLSIERLSVAVLPFLFTMCIALLAITFIPALSLGLL; from the coding sequence ATGGAATTTACAATCGTTATTATTTTTGCATCGCTTGCATTCTTTCTGTTACTTAGTGTGCCAATCGGCATTGCTATCGGGCTTTGCGTTGCGGTAGGTATCGTTTTTGGCGATATGCTACCACCAGCATTCCTTGTTCAAAAGATGATTACTTCTCTTGATGTTTTCCCCCTTATGGCTGTTCCATTCTTTATTATGGCAGGGGAGATTATGCAGAAGGGGAGTATGGCACAGCGGTTACTTAAAGTTTCCCACAGCTTTGTAGGGCACGTAACCGGCGGTATGGCTCATATCTCCGTTTTAACAAGCATGTTCTACGGCGCTCTTTCCGGTTCTTCCCCGGCAACCGTTGCTGCTGTTGGCGGCATCATGGTTCCTGCCATGGTAAAAGAAGGCTACAGCCGTAGTTTTGCAGCGGCAGTAAACACATCAGCAGGTTGTCTTGGTGTTATGATTCCACCTAGTGTGCCTCTCATCATTTACGGCACAACCGCTGGCGTATCTGTTGGTGACTTGTTTATTGCAGGCGTTATTCCTGGTATTTTTGTAGGCATATGTCTCATGGCTTGTAGCTACGTTATTGCTCGCCGTCATGGTTACGGTGGGGGCAAACGTGCTACCTTCATGGAACGCATCACTGCATTGCGTGAAGCTCTTGTTGCTCTTATGGTTCCGCTTATTGTACTTGGCGGTATCTACGGTGGTCTTACTACCCCGACAGAAGCAGGCGTTATCGCTGTTGTGTATGCCTTTATCGCAGAGGGCATTGTCCTTCGTACGCTTAGCTGGCAGAAAGTGTGGGAGATTTTCCGCGGCACTGCCATCACATCTGCATCTATCTTTATTGTAGTAGCAACCGCTACCGCATTGGGTCAGATTCTGTTATTCTACAATGTACCTGACATGCTTGTAGAAATTCTTGTTGGTATTTCTGACAACAAATATGTTCTGATTCCTATCATTCTGGTATTCCTCCTTGTTATGGGTACCTTTATGGACGCACTGGCAAACATTCTTATTCTTACTCCGCTTCTTTTGCCAGTTATGAAGCACCTCGGTATGGATCCAATCCACTTTGGTATCGTTATGATTGTAGCAGCTTCAATGGGCTTCCTTACTCCACCGGTTGGTGTAAACCTCTTTGTTGGCTGTAGTATTAGTAATTTGAGCATCGAACGACTCAGCGTAGCTGTTCTTCCGTTCTTGTTCACTATGTGTATTGCACTCTTAGCAATCACATTTATTCCGGCTCTGTCTCTGGGACTTCTCTAG
- a CDS encoding GntR family transcriptional regulator: MSAVKTYSEQIIVHIKDAILTGKLHPGDKVNEVVVATELSISRAPVREALQMLVKEGLITSIPQRGKFITALTSKQIRDSYFTGGVLEGAAVSSTISKFTENDFAQLQQVVEDMKKVAERGENGTSMAELDDRFHDILFSKNTNELIGELARRSCQGISKFLLFRYWKELFTLDAVYERHKTLLEVLRTKDVVAIENNLREHYIESGRRMERYGVDVLEDDEA, encoded by the coding sequence ATGTCCGCCGTAAAAACTTATAGCGAACAAATAATAGTTCATATTAAAGATGCCATTCTTACCGGGAAATTGCACCCGGGAGATAAGGTTAATGAAGTTGTAGTGGCGACTGAGCTCTCCATTAGCAGGGCACCTGTGCGCGAAGCGTTACAGATGCTTGTTAAAGAAGGGCTTATTACCTCCATTCCCCAGCGTGGTAAGTTTATCACAGCTCTTACTTCTAAGCAGATCCGAGACAGCTATTTTACTGGCGGTGTTTTGGAAGGTGCTGCTGTATCCTCAACCATTTCAAAGTTTACAGAAAACGATTTCGCGCAGTTGCAGCAAGTTGTTGAAGACATGAAAAAAGTTGCCGAGCGTGGAGAGAATGGAACCTCCATGGCTGAACTTGATGACCGTTTTCACGATATTCTGTTCTCCAAAAATACCAATGAGCTTATTGGTGAATTGGCACGCCGTTCTTGTCAGGGCATTTCTAAATTTCTCCTCTTCCGTTACTGGAAAGAACTGTTCACCTTAGATGCCGTATATGAACGCCATAAGACCTTATTAGAGGTACTGCGAACTAAAGACGTTGTTGCCATAGAAAATAATCTCCGAGAACACTACATAGAGTCCGGACGACGCATGGAGCGTTACGGCGTAGATGTTTTGGAGGATGATGAGGCGTAA
- a CDS encoding Hsp20/alpha crystallin family protein yields MSNLKSWRNQQLQQLKLDSDRMFNQICSEFGLPSVCQPLMDTELRLVETDEGYRIEAELPGVTEDNLELSIDGAYITLRCAFSEKSEGAESVGSFETQMRLPCKIRLEDVEARLEDGHLTVSLPSCNIPERRTIPITRGDKNE; encoded by the coding sequence ATGTCCAATCTAAAATCATGGAGAAACCAGCAACTGCAGCAGCTGAAACTCGATAGCGATCGAATGTTTAATCAGATTTGTTCTGAGTTCGGATTACCTTCTGTATGCCAGCCGCTGATGGATACAGAATTACGACTGGTTGAAACTGATGAAGGGTACCGCATCGAGGCAGAGCTTCCCGGTGTGACTGAGGACAATTTAGAGTTAAGTATTGATGGTGCATATATAACTTTACGATGTGCTTTTTCTGAAAAGTCTGAGGGTGCAGAGTCTGTAGGCTCTTTTGAAACTCAGATGCGTTTACCCTGCAAAATCAGATTAGAAGATGTGGAAGCCCGTTTGGAAGATGGTCATTTAACCGTCTCACTGCCGAGCTGTAATATCCCCGAGAGACGTACAATCCCAATCACCCGCGGCGACAAAAATGAATAG
- a CDS encoding Lon protease family protein yields MAEIVERNLVPIDKLRWKVDPATLPFSKTTDLEELTDIIGQHRGVEAFRFGMGIDAKGYNIFVTGAADVGTLGMARQLLEKSARKQCTPNDLCYVNNFKIPEEPILLTFEAGKGQTFKKDIEAFLEDIKREIPQLFESQEYINSKNALLEEHDKKTRDFFKGLEERVKEAGFVLVNMQMGQVQRPDIVPVVDGEPTHLLKLEELVNKGRFPKEEYEALQNKYKELKDEIDTIFMDVRRLQKDVKTKSEEVDRLMFMNTAKDLAVGLVAAWKDHEKATKHITDMLENMSEQLDIIKMIGQPQMGPMPGMQLPTINAEAVLHPYGVNLLVDNAESDGPPVIVESFPNYRNLFGSIERAMDRSGLWRTDFQKITAGSFIKANGGFLVINLLDAIAEPGVWQTLKRALKTSELEIQTFDPYSFMASTGIKPESISMDVKVVVLATTQLYHMLKHYDPEVEMIFKVRADFDSSMDNTSDGVTEVCRLVATYAEKRKLKAFSNSAVAALLEHSVRKSGRQEKLSTSFPALGDVMAEANYFAESASSDIVDVKHVQEALDARIYRYGLVEEKIQEMIDRGSIFIDTEGGVVGQINGLAVYSTGDIMFGKPSRITCTTSMGKEGIINIERDAKMSGPTHNKGMLILSGYLRKNFAQSKPLTLAASIAFEQSYGGVDGDSASTTELYALLSSLSQVPIKQSIAVTGSVNQNGEVQPIGGANEKIEGFYTVCKAKGLTGDQGVMIPESNVKDLMLKQEVVDAVTEGKFSIWAVKDVNQGIEILTGMPAGERDADGVYPKNSVYGLVDERLISLAEGLRDFGKGNKDSENNDD; encoded by the coding sequence ATGGCAGAGATTGTAGAACGCAATTTGGTTCCTATTGATAAGCTGCGGTGGAAAGTTGATCCGGCAACGCTCCCGTTTTCTAAAACCACAGACTTGGAAGAACTCACAGACATTATTGGCCAGCACCGCGGCGTGGAAGCATTCCGCTTTGGTATGGGCATTGATGCGAAAGGGTACAATATTTTTGTAACCGGCGCGGCGGATGTAGGAACATTAGGTATGGCGCGGCAGTTGCTGGAAAAATCAGCACGTAAGCAATGTACGCCTAATGACCTATGTTACGTGAATAATTTTAAAATTCCGGAAGAGCCTATCCTGCTCACGTTTGAAGCGGGGAAAGGGCAGACTTTTAAAAAAGATATTGAAGCCTTTTTAGAAGATATTAAGCGTGAAATTCCTCAGCTTTTTGAAAGTCAGGAATACATAAACAGTAAGAACGCTTTATTAGAAGAACACGACAAAAAAACTCGTGATTTCTTTAAGGGGTTGGAAGAGCGCGTTAAAGAAGCTGGTTTTGTGCTTGTAAACATGCAGATGGGACAAGTGCAGCGTCCGGATATTGTTCCTGTAGTCGATGGCGAACCTACACACTTGCTCAAGTTGGAAGAGCTTGTAAATAAAGGTCGTTTCCCTAAGGAAGAGTATGAAGCGCTTCAGAATAAGTACAAAGAACTGAAAGATGAAATTGATACCATTTTTATGGATGTGCGTCGCTTACAGAAAGATGTGAAGACAAAGAGCGAAGAAGTTGATCGCTTGATGTTTATGAATACTGCCAAGGATCTTGCTGTGGGGCTGGTTGCTGCGTGGAAAGATCACGAAAAAGCAACTAAGCATATAACAGATATGCTGGAAAATATGTCTGAGCAGCTCGATATCATTAAAATGATTGGTCAGCCGCAGATGGGGCCAATGCCCGGTATGCAGCTTCCTACCATTAATGCAGAGGCAGTTCTGCATCCGTACGGCGTAAATCTGCTGGTTGATAATGCAGAAAGTGACGGTCCGCCGGTTATTGTTGAATCCTTCCCTAACTACCGTAACCTGTTTGGTTCCATCGAACGTGCAATGGACCGATCGGGTCTGTGGCGTACTGACTTCCAAAAAATTACCGCTGGTTCTTTCATTAAAGCCAATGGCGGGTTCCTTGTTATCAACCTGCTTGATGCTATCGCAGAGCCGGGTGTCTGGCAGACTCTTAAGCGAGCCCTGAAGACTTCCGAACTGGAAATCCAGACTTTTGATCCGTACTCATTTATGGCCTCAACCGGTATTAAGCCGGAATCCATATCAATGGACGTAAAGGTCGTTGTTCTTGCAACTACACAGCTGTACCACATGCTTAAACATTATGATCCGGAAGTGGAGATGATCTTTAAGGTACGGGCAGATTTTGATTCAAGTATGGACAACACGAGTGATGGCGTTACTGAAGTGTGTCGCCTTGTCGCCACCTATGCAGAAAAACGTAAGTTGAAAGCATTCAGCAATAGCGCTGTAGCGGCATTGTTGGAACACAGCGTTCGCAAAAGCGGCAGACAGGAAAAATTGAGTACCTCTTTCCCAGCCCTTGGTGATGTTATGGCAGAGGCTAACTATTTTGCAGAAAGTGCTTCGTCCGATATCGTTGATGTAAAGCACGTTCAGGAAGCTTTGGATGCCCGCATCTACCGTTACGGTCTTGTGGAAGAGAAAATTCAAGAAATGATCGACCGTGGCAGCATATTTATCGATACAGAAGGCGGAGTCGTCGGGCAGATTAACGGCCTTGCGGTGTATTCTACGGGCGATATTATGTTTGGCAAGCCATCGCGTATTACGTGTACTACCTCTATGGGTAAAGAAGGCATTATCAACATTGAACGCGATGCAAAGATGTCCGGCCCTACCCATAACAAAGGTATGCTTATTCTAAGCGGCTATCTGCGTAAGAACTTTGCGCAGAGTAAACCGCTCACACTTGCAGCTTCCATTGCTTTTGAACAGTCTTACGGCGGTGTGGACGGTGACTCCGCATCTACAACAGAACTGTATGCGCTCTTATCTAGTTTGTCTCAGGTGCCTATTAAACAGTCTATAGCTGTTACAGGCTCTGTAAACCAGAATGGTGAAGTGCAGCCAATAGGCGGCGCGAATGAAAAGATTGAAGGCTTCTATACTGTTTGTAAGGCAAAAGGACTCACTGGTGATCAGGGTGTTATGATTCCTGAATCTAACGTAAAAGACCTGATGCTGAAACAGGAAGTGGTTGACGCCGTGACCGAGGGTAAGTTCTCCATTTGGGCAGTTAAAGATGTTAATCAGGGTATTGAAATCCTGACAGGAATGCCGGCAGGTGAGCGTGATGCTGACGGCGTATATCCTAAGAATTCAGTATACGGCCTTGTGGATGAACGACTTATATCCCTTGCTGAAGGACTTCGTGACTTTGGTAAAGGCAATAAGGATAGTGAAAACAACGACGATTAG
- a CDS encoding Rrf2 family transcriptional regulator yields the protein MRLLTNSRYGTRLLLDIATHSQEKPVLMKESSARLGISQKYLEKIARQLRAGGYLKTRRGPSGGHRMAVDPATITVGEVVRLLEGGTDIVGCGQDAATCCDAPGCLTRLLWKEASGAMYSHLDKFTFAELVSYSEKGVKFGDYCVRTVQNAATAPMDEEQKRLNLLREYSLTGLEDSF from the coding sequence ATGCGACTATTAACCAATAGCAGATATGGCACGAGATTATTGCTCGATATTGCCACCCATAGTCAGGAAAAACCGGTTCTCATGAAGGAATCATCTGCCCGTCTTGGTATTTCTCAGAAGTACTTAGAAAAAATTGCCAGACAATTACGTGCTGGCGGGTATTTGAAAACTCGACGTGGTCCCAGTGGTGGGCACAGGATGGCGGTTGATCCGGCGACTATTACTGTTGGTGAAGTTGTTAGATTGTTAGAAGGGGGAACCGACATAGTAGGTTGTGGACAGGATGCGGCAACATGTTGCGATGCGCCGGGCTGTCTTACAAGGCTGCTATGGAAAGAAGCGAGCGGTGCCATGTATTCTCATCTGGACAAATTTACCTTTGCTGAGCTTGTAAGCTATTCAGAAAAAGGCGTTAAATTTGGTGACTACTGTGTGCGTACTGTACAAAATGCAGCTACTGCTCCAATGGACGAAGAGCAAAAACGGCTCAATTTACTACGTGAATACTCACTGACTGGCCTTGAGGATTCTTTCTAA
- a CDS encoding PAS domain S-box protein, whose translation MYFWLSRFRNSLAVRVLLLTAVVLILCLGLHSWGTMHFLNKDNASKLSIEADRLSKTILLSARYAMMANSRSEIDQIVSDIAKHPDITSVRIYDKQGVIRFSNVQKEVGTQVAMDTPACSACHVTVPPKSALTLEERTRTFVVNDTELLGTITPIMNEPSCSVAPCHAHSTDHTVLGELELILQTGQAAVGLAAVQKKLLGLTGLIYILSVSLLVFGLRRYITTPIKQIINSTKRISEGKPSGLEELPRTDELGYLVDAVVAMEQAVAKKQVELDKKRQEYQYLFEQVPCSITVQDKDMRILKYNKEFAERFSPQPGAFCYEAYKGLSEKCPNCPLDKTFETGLPYCSEESRTNPDGSKAHWLVHVTPVFGENGEVVAAMEMGIDISARKRVEERLLTSEAKYHAIFNHIPNAVFVLDVEEYVILDCNDMAEHSYGFEPGEMHNTSFIHLFPTEEQDKARSYIKAFTALNRVRQKRKDSSAFYVDFRLSPAVYNDRNVLLVSATDVTDRLETEQKLIQAGKMATLGEMATGVAHELNQPLTVIKAASGFIMRKIKRSQPIDPDILSTMAEEIDSHVDRASQIIDHMRAFGRQSDHALERVNVNTVIESSVNMFISQLTLRGITVTLNFKENLPEILGVANRLEQVFINLLLNARDAIEEAEAEGKTEEKNITLRTYSTPRAVVAVVEDSGAGVPAGLSDKIFEPFFTTKKVGKGTGLGLSITYGLIKDFGGTIRVRNKKEGNGAQFTLTFPRSSSRRV comes from the coding sequence ATGTATTTCTGGCTTTCCCGTTTTCGCAATTCGTTGGCTGTTAGAGTCCTTCTGCTTACCGCGGTAGTACTTATTCTTTGTCTTGGACTGCATTCATGGGGAACCATGCATTTTCTTAATAAGGATAACGCTTCAAAGCTTTCTATTGAAGCAGACAGACTTAGTAAGACTATATTGCTTTCCGCCCGTTATGCCATGATGGCAAATTCACGTAGTGAGATAGATCAGATTGTTTCTGATATCGCTAAACATCCGGATATCACCTCTGTTAGGATTTATGACAAACAAGGTGTTATCCGGTTTTCTAATGTTCAGAAGGAGGTAGGAACGCAAGTTGCTATGGATACTCCTGCCTGTTCAGCCTGTCATGTCACTGTTCCGCCTAAGTCTGCGCTTACGCTCGAAGAACGTACCAGAACTTTTGTTGTGAACGATACTGAGCTGCTTGGAACCATTACCCCGATTATGAATGAACCAAGCTGTTCGGTTGCTCCGTGTCATGCGCACAGTACCGATCATACAGTTCTGGGTGAGCTGGAACTTATTCTACAAACAGGGCAGGCTGCTGTTGGGCTTGCCGCTGTGCAGAAAAAACTTCTCGGTCTTACCGGACTTATCTATATCCTGTCTGTATCTCTACTTGTCTTTGGGCTGCGGCGGTATATCACGACTCCAATCAAGCAGATTATTAATTCTACGAAACGCATAAGCGAAGGTAAGCCTTCAGGGCTGGAAGAACTGCCGCGTACGGATGAGCTTGGATATCTTGTTGACGCCGTTGTTGCTATGGAGCAGGCGGTCGCGAAAAAGCAAGTAGAGCTGGATAAAAAGCGTCAGGAGTACCAGTATCTGTTTGAACAGGTTCCGTGCAGTATTACTGTTCAGGACAAAGACATGCGTATTCTGAAGTATAATAAAGAGTTTGCGGAGCGTTTCAGCCCACAGCCTGGTGCATTTTGTTATGAGGCGTACAAGGGGCTGTCAGAGAAATGCCCGAATTGTCCGTTGGATAAAACATTCGAGACGGGGCTTCCGTATTGCTCAGAAGAAAGTCGCACTAATCCAGACGGAAGCAAAGCACATTGGCTTGTGCATGTTACCCCTGTGTTTGGTGAAAATGGTGAAGTTGTCGCAGCCATGGAAATGGGAATAGATATTTCTGCCCGTAAGCGTGTAGAAGAACGCCTTCTTACTTCCGAGGCAAAATACCACGCAATTTTTAACCATATTCCTAACGCGGTTTTTGTTCTGGATGTGGAAGAGTACGTTATTCTTGATTGCAACGACATGGCAGAGCACAGCTACGGTTTTGAACCGGGTGAAATGCATAATACGTCGTTTATTCACCTGTTCCCGACAGAAGAGCAGGATAAAGCCAGATCATATATTAAAGCATTCACTGCTTTGAATCGTGTACGTCAGAAACGCAAAGATTCTAGCGCATTCTATGTCGATTTTAGACTTTCTCCAGCTGTGTACAATGATCGCAATGTGCTTCTTGTTTCCGCTACAGACGTAACAGATCGTCTTGAAACAGAGCAGAAACTCATTCAGGCCGGTAAAATGGCAACGCTGGGTGAAATGGCAACCGGAGTGGCGCACGAACTTAATCAGCCCTTAACCGTTATTAAGGCGGCGAGTGGGTTTATTATGCGTAAGATCAAACGATCACAGCCAATTGATCCGGATATTTTGAGCACAATGGCGGAAGAGATAGACTCGCATGTAGATAGAGCTAGTCAGATCATCGATCACATGCGTGCATTCGGTAGACAATCTGATCATGCGCTCGAGCGAGTCAATGTGAATACTGTCATTGAAAGTTCAGTGAATATGTTCATATCGCAGCTAACGCTTCGCGGTATTACTGTTACTCTAAACTTCAAAGAGAATTTACCGGAGATTCTGGGGGTCGCGAATCGTCTTGAGCAAGTTTTTATTAACTTATTGCTTAATGCCCGCGATGCTATTGAAGAAGCTGAAGCTGAGGGTAAAACCGAAGAGAAAAATATTACTCTTCGAACATATTCAACCCCAAGAGCAGTCGTTGCGGTGGTGGAAGATTCAGGTGCTGGTGTACCCGCGGGATTGAGCGACAAAATTTTCGAGCCGTTCTTTACTACCAAAAAAGTTGGCAAAGGAACTGGGCTTGGTTTGTCCATCACTTATGGTCTGATAAAAGATTTCGGTGGCACTATCCGTGTCAGAAACAAAAAAGAGGGCAACGGCGCGCAGTTTACACTTACATTCCCTCGTAGCAGCAGTCGACGTGTGTAG